From Levilactobacillus zymae, a single genomic window includes:
- a CDS encoding ATP-binding cassette domain-containing protein — MTNAIEITDLTYRKNTKTILEHVNLQIATGKVVGLLGENGAGKTTLMRLMADVAKGAKGTIAINQKTDGTQRRGLISFTEALQGFRPGSKLSQIRDVYATVYPDFSAKKYIDLVTFLQIDDDLELNKLSRGTREKFIIALTLARQAAVYLLDEPFNGIDSMSRKRIISSIIKWKADDATMLISDHYVTEIAALLDEVVIIKDRTVCTHKSSEEIRSQFGIGVEDFYESVYGGDIHDDEL, encoded by the coding sequence ATGACTAACGCCATCGAAATTACGGATTTAACGTACCGCAAGAACACCAAAACGATTTTGGAACACGTCAACTTACAGATTGCGACGGGGAAGGTGGTCGGCCTGTTAGGGGAAAACGGTGCCGGGAAAACCACCTTGATGCGCCTGATGGCCGATGTCGCCAAGGGGGCCAAGGGCACCATCGCCATCAATCAAAAGACCGACGGGACCCAACGCCGCGGGTTGATCAGCTTCACCGAAGCCTTACAGGGGTTTCGGCCGGGGAGCAAGCTGAGTCAGATTCGCGACGTCTACGCGACGGTCTACCCGGATTTCTCCGCTAAGAAGTACATAGATTTAGTGACGTTCTTACAGATTGACGACGACTTGGAATTGAACAAGTTGTCCCGCGGGACCCGCGAGAAGTTCATCATCGCGTTGACCCTAGCGCGCCAAGCCGCCGTTTACTTGCTGGACGAACCCTTTAATGGGATCGACAGTATGAGTCGTAAGCGCATCATCAGCAGCATCATCAAGTGGAAGGCCGACGACGCCACCATGCTGATCAGTGACCACTACGTCACCGAGATTGCGGCGTTACTCGACGAAGTGGTGATTATCAAGGACCGCACGGTTTGCACGCATAAGAGTAGCGAGGAGATCCGCAGCCAGTTCGGCATCGGGGTCGAAGACTTCTACGAAAGCGTGTACGGAGGGGATATTCACGATGACGAGCTTTAG
- a CDS encoding signal transduction protein — MLAVTVPSFWVADVIMGFWFIYFQYYWLPQLRPRHFLAYAGGLALAYASLDTWLRLTAHHALVSSLPALLLVGVEGAVLVRRNGRYFPAFISLTILAYLLIEFIDTVSLTATMLLTNVSFMASFPGSVVTLTFDSVLFTLILLATLSTQAPIENLVQSLLGRDAEYLFLALMSVMMLVFSLFEYALQALNWSVEALIFLMGISGVFMLGITLSTYILVQSHLQSEHTYAQLQDRRFHDQYEAELHRQISLVRKFQHDYQNMLLGLGGYLADHDYAGFQQLYVDIRSRWVTSNAADLTIDDLANIPKIGVRYEVYHQYLEARRLGVDMFVKTPEPLTLTMEALRQLARIVARTFPIVLPYAAQLQPAVVTLELIETQYDVHFRLTFPVGDDARVLTQHRLTSAQGNLDFSRVTRHLTLDTSTMLRVKLHWGQLEIVLPKNEQN; from the coding sequence GTGTTAGCCGTAACTGTCCCCAGCTTCTGGGTCGCCGACGTCATCATGGGCTTTTGGTTTATCTATTTTCAATACTACTGGTTGCCGCAGTTACGACCGCGGCATTTCCTCGCGTACGCTGGGGGGTTGGCCTTGGCCTATGCGAGTCTAGATACCTGGCTACGGTTAACGGCCCACCACGCGTTAGTTAGCTCGCTACCGGCCTTACTATTGGTGGGCGTCGAGGGAGCGGTCTTAGTGCGGCGCAACGGCCGGTACTTTCCGGCGTTTATCAGCCTAACGATTCTAGCTTACCTGCTGATTGAGTTCATTGATACCGTCAGTCTGACGGCCACCATGTTGCTGACGAACGTGTCCTTTATGGCCAGCTTTCCGGGCAGCGTGGTGACGTTAACCTTCGACTCGGTACTTTTCACCCTGATTCTGCTGGCCACTTTATCCACCCAGGCCCCCATTGAAAATCTCGTTCAGTCCCTGTTGGGCCGCGATGCGGAATACTTATTTCTGGCCCTGATGTCGGTAATGATGCTGGTCTTTAGCCTGTTCGAATACGCCCTGCAGGCCTTGAATTGGTCGGTTGAAGCCCTGATCTTTTTGATGGGCATCTCGGGGGTGTTCATGTTGGGCATCACCCTGAGCACCTACATCTTGGTCCAAAGCCACCTCCAGTCCGAGCATACCTACGCCCAGTTACAGGATCGGCGCTTTCACGACCAGTACGAAGCGGAGCTACACCGGCAGATCTCGCTGGTTCGGAAGTTCCAGCACGATTATCAAAACATGTTGTTGGGCCTGGGGGGCTACCTGGCCGATCACGACTATGCCGGATTCCAGCAGTTGTATGTGGATATTCGCTCGCGGTGGGTCACCAGTAACGCCGCTGACTTAACGATCGATGACTTGGCCAATATTCCCAAGATTGGGGTACGCTACGAGGTTTATCATCAATACTTAGAGGCCCGCCGGTTGGGTGTGGACATGTTCGTGAAGACGCCTGAACCGTTGACGTTGACCATGGAAGCCCTGCGGCAGTTGGCCCGGATCGTGGCCCGGACATTCCCCATCGTGTTACCTTACGCCGCGCAGCTTCAACCGGCCGTGGTAACCTTGGAGTTGATCGAAACACAGTACGACGTGCACTTTCGTCTGACCTTTCCGGTGGGCGATGACGCGCGCGTCCTGACCCAGCACCGGTTGACCAGCGCGCAGGGGAATCTGGACTTTAGTCGGGTAACCCGCCACTTGACGCTAGATACCAGTACGATGCTCCGAGTGAAATTACACTGGGGTCAATTAGAGATTGTCTTACCGAAGAACGAACAAAACTAG
- a CDS encoding GHKL domain-containing protein gives MAFHLFDQNFWVNFVLAMTMQWFWTIWIGEIRPQNWSLPLKWVLWALIPAVIGEGWSLIIPPLAALTYLVRHRRNLALIFMNATIIIFLIVVLVNDFSWELMRQLWGDGVAQSVMGVASRLTVQLMVYSMISLGVAEMHIQPGNLDQLALSHKEQWTVLALLLSLASLVGLSSSIIHQMNLSQGMLTFALGIEVLMIGLIVVSLFVFLRSFMIRQRVKADYQTAMLQSRYDRRISDQVQNIRDFKQTYQKQMLRLGDYLDAEDYDGLERYYQTLNTRWQTTNQLAGLEIDGLQRLNDPPLKNLLFQKILAAQNRQWHFRLEVPDPIQMIPMNNVQLLRILGILLDNAIEAPRVGELPEIYCAILDYPDAVELAVANPVSAEHPPAITQFMRAGYTTKGGGHGLGLSTVQEIIDQTANASLQIMIKRQHLYFTIILTKTGGE, from the coding sequence GTGGCTTTCCATTTATTTGATCAAAATTTCTGGGTCAACTTCGTGCTGGCGATGACCATGCAGTGGTTCTGGACCATCTGGATTGGGGAGATTCGGCCCCAAAACTGGTCGTTGCCCCTGAAATGGGTCCTCTGGGCGTTAATCCCGGCAGTCATCGGTGAGGGGTGGAGCCTAATCATCCCCCCGTTAGCGGCACTGACGTATTTGGTGCGCCACCGCCGTAACCTCGCCCTGATTTTTATGAACGCCACGATTATCATCTTTTTGATTGTGGTGTTGGTCAACGACTTCTCCTGGGAACTCATGCGACAACTGTGGGGGGATGGCGTGGCCCAAAGCGTGATGGGGGTGGCGAGTCGGCTGACGGTGCAGCTGATGGTCTACTCGATGATCTCACTAGGGGTCGCCGAGATGCACATTCAACCCGGCAACCTGGATCAATTGGCGTTGAGTCATAAGGAGCAGTGGACCGTTCTGGCACTCCTGTTAAGTCTAGCGTCGTTGGTCGGGTTGTCGTCAAGTATTATTCACCAGATGAACCTGAGCCAGGGGATGCTGACGTTTGCACTGGGGATCGAGGTCCTGATGATTGGCCTGATCGTGGTGAGTCTCTTCGTCTTCTTGCGGAGCTTCATGATTCGGCAGCGGGTCAAGGCCGATTACCAGACGGCGATGTTGCAGAGTCGCTACGACCGACGCATCTCGGATCAGGTGCAAAACATCCGGGACTTTAAGCAGACCTACCAGAAACAGATGCTGCGGCTGGGGGATTATCTGGACGCGGAAGACTATGACGGTCTAGAGCGTTATTACCAAACGCTCAACACGCGGTGGCAGACCACTAACCAACTGGCGGGGCTAGAAATCGATGGGTTGCAGCGGTTGAATGACCCGCCCCTCAAGAACCTGTTGTTCCAGAAGATTCTGGCGGCCCAGAATCGCCAATGGCATTTTCGCTTAGAGGTCCCGGACCCGATTCAAATGATTCCCATGAATAACGTCCAATTGTTGCGCATTCTGGGTATTCTCCTGGATAACGCCATCGAAGCGCCCCGGGTGGGGGAACTGCCCGAGATTTACTGTGCGATTCTGGATTATCCGGACGCCGTAGAACTGGCGGTGGCCAACCCGGTGTCGGCGGAGCATCCCCCGGCCATTACGCAATTTATGCGGGCCGGTTACACCACCAAGGGGGGCGGCCACGGTCTGGGGTTGAGTACGGTGCAGGAGATCATCGACCAGACGGCCAACGCCTCCCTCCAGATTATGATTAAGCGGCAGCATCTCTACTTTACGATCATTCTAACCAAGACGGGAGGCGAGTAG
- a CDS encoding signal transduction protein: protein MLTPSGSDFWLTNFVMCAWFISFQFYWFPSLRTRWFQGAYLGLAAGFTGLNLVAKQVEWGWLRGASVLLILAVELGWFVYRRQQRLIPAFLSVSILDYLLSAFVNSVGVTLTTLLTSYRFTVSTWGLTTMLTFSTILFAMISLGLLGTQAPMENFMEAVITRRTQYLLLLFMTLMWAVFILFLSTLRLLHRSTGYLFFLVGITGVVMVGFSVSIYLLLQTHLQQEHARIQAQHQAYHQQYTAELQRQSVLVRKFRHDYQNILLGLGGYLNERDYAGFRQYYIDIRSKWETSNAADLTIDDLHNMPRGVVQYSIYHDYLLAQRLGVNLFVNIPKPLTATVAVGRRVGRVLERSLPATIHAVVALEPAMVNLKITESVELTWVELTFPLPTNVQIIHGNRLVGEGFQLDFSEVLKGLPSAITLQLETKLHWGRLLVTLPMD, encoded by the coding sequence ATGTTAACGCCGAGCGGTAGTGATTTTTGGTTAACTAACTTTGTGATGTGTGCGTGGTTCATTTCGTTTCAATTTTACTGGTTTCCCAGTCTGCGCACCCGCTGGTTTCAGGGGGCTTACCTGGGACTAGCGGCCGGGTTTACGGGCTTAAACCTGGTCGCCAAACAGGTCGAGTGGGGCTGGCTGCGCGGTGCGTCCGTCCTGTTGATCCTTGCCGTGGAGTTAGGCTGGTTCGTTTATCGGCGTCAGCAGCGGCTGATTCCGGCCTTCTTATCGGTGTCGATCTTGGACTACCTGCTCAGTGCCTTCGTCAATAGTGTGGGGGTCACCCTGACCACCTTACTGACCTCGTATCGGTTTACCGTGTCGACCTGGGGGCTGACGACCATGCTGACCTTTAGTACCATCCTGTTTGCCATGATTTCGTTGGGGTTATTAGGCACCCAGGCGCCCATGGAAAACTTCATGGAAGCCGTGATTACCCGGCGGACACAGTACCTGTTGCTCCTGTTCATGACGCTGATGTGGGCCGTGTTCATCCTGTTTCTGTCGACCTTACGGCTCCTACACCGCTCGACCGGCTACCTCTTCTTTCTGGTCGGTATCACGGGGGTGGTGATGGTCGGCTTCTCGGTCAGCATCTACCTGTTGTTACAGACCCACCTGCAACAGGAACACGCCCGGATTCAAGCCCAGCATCAGGCCTATCATCAGCAGTATACGGCCGAGCTGCAACGCCAGTCGGTCCTGGTCCGGAAGTTCCGCCACGATTATCAAAACATCCTGTTGGGCCTAGGGGGGTACCTTAATGAACGGGATTACGCGGGTTTTCGGCAGTACTACATCGATATTCGCTCGAAGTGGGAGACTAGCAACGCGGCGGATCTGACCATCGACGACCTGCATAACATGCCCAGGGGCGTGGTCCAATACAGCATTTACCACGATTATCTGCTGGCCCAGCGTCTGGGGGTCAACCTGTTCGTCAACATTCCGAAACCCTTGACCGCGACGGTCGCGGTCGGTCGGCGAGTCGGACGGGTCCTGGAGCGGTCGTTACCGGCCACGATTCACGCGGTGGTGGCCTTAGAGCCCGCCATGGTGAACCTGAAGATCACGGAATCGGTGGAACTGACCTGGGTGGAGTTGACCTTCCCCCTGCCGACTAACGTGCAAATCATTCACGGCAATCGCCTGGTCGGGGAGGGGTTCCAACTCGATTTCTCGGAAGTTCTGAAGGGGTTACCGTCCGCCATTACCCTGCAACTAGAAACCAAACTCCACTGGGGACGGTTGTTGGTGACCCTGCCGATGGACTAA
- a CDS encoding universal stress protein: MLQQYQNILVPVDGSKATQPVLEKAIEVAKRNKTHLDILNVLEVNQFSDTYGGAVSGDVIYKLSQDVQDRLDALKQKAIDAGVPDVSIHVRFGNPKPVIAREFPADHDTELIVIGSTGLTAVERLMVGSVTNYVSRSAICDVLIVKPTPTK; this comes from the coding sequence ATGTTACAACAATATCAAAATATTCTGGTTCCCGTTGATGGTTCAAAAGCAACCCAACCAGTTCTCGAAAAAGCAATTGAAGTCGCGAAGCGGAACAAAACGCACCTGGACATTTTAAATGTGCTGGAAGTCAACCAATTCAGCGATACTTACGGTGGCGCTGTTAGTGGCGACGTCATCTACAAGTTATCGCAAGATGTCCAGGACCGCCTAGATGCGCTGAAGCAAAAGGCCATCGACGCCGGGGTACCCGACGTCAGCATCCACGTTCGGTTCGGGAATCCTAAGCCCGTCATCGCCCGCGAATTCCCTGCGGACCACGATACGGAACTGATCGTGATTGGCTCCACCGGGTTAACCGCCGTGGAACGCCTGATGGTCGGCTCCGTCACCAACTACGTCAGTCGCTCCGCCATCTGCGACGTGCTGATTGTTAAGCCAACACCGACGAAATAA
- the greA gene encoding transcription elongation factor GreA yields the protein MANQRDFNPITAAGYHQIEREIAALEADRPHKIASLAEARAHGDLSENAEYSAAKRDLRHLESRLRFLNKERQYARIVTPSDDPVVELGKWVTLAFLDDHETVTYQIVGTAEADLDAGKTTRVSPLGRAVMGHRAGDVVTVHAPAASYQVKLVRVSLTAPQK from the coding sequence ATGGCTAATCAGCGAGACTTTAACCCTATCACGGCGGCGGGGTACCACCAAATCGAACGGGAAATTGCGGCACTGGAGGCCGACCGACCGCATAAGATCGCCAGTCTAGCGGAGGCGCGGGCCCACGGCGACCTCTCCGAAAACGCGGAGTATAGTGCCGCCAAACGGGACCTGCGGCACTTAGAGAGTCGGTTACGCTTCTTAAATAAAGAGCGCCAGTACGCCCGCATCGTGACGCCCAGTGACGATCCGGTGGTCGAGCTAGGCAAATGGGTGACCTTGGCGTTTCTCGACGACCACGAGACGGTCACCTACCAGATTGTGGGAACCGCCGAAGCCGACCTGGACGCGGGGAAGACCACCCGCGTTTCACCGTTGGGCCGCGCCGTGATGGGCCACCGGGCGGGCGATGTCGTGACGGTGCACGCCCCCGCAGCTAGTTATCAGGTTAAGCTGGTACGCGTCAGCCTGACCGCACCGCAGAAGTAA
- a CDS encoding response regulator transcription factor, which produces MLSVYFCEDNPEQLAHYQEVVQRYIMINDYNMQIKLATVSPKELLAALETDAPKYALLFLDIEFPAEDMNGLETAIAIRQQLGFAEIVFVTTHSEMALLTFERKVEPMDFVVKDLGREQIDQKLRENVDYGFQRYTNYLENTENLFQYTIGGRTFSLPMGDVYFVSTADTPHKVSVHAANQLVEFPGFLKDIADQYPDLYRTDKSFLVNLDNVSGIDSENRRLIFPNGDQTDVATRRFHEVKTLVQKHLNE; this is translated from the coding sequence GTGTTATCGGTCTATTTCTGTGAGGATAACCCTGAACAGCTGGCTCACTATCAGGAAGTTGTTCAGCGCTACATTATGATTAACGATTACAACATGCAGATTAAACTCGCGACGGTCAGTCCTAAGGAATTGTTGGCGGCACTGGAGACGGATGCACCAAAGTATGCTCTGCTATTTTTAGATATCGAATTTCCGGCTGAGGACATGAACGGTCTGGAAACGGCGATTGCGATTCGTCAACAGCTGGGGTTTGCGGAGATTGTGTTCGTCACCACCCACTCGGAGATGGCGCTATTGACGTTTGAACGTAAGGTGGAACCGATGGACTTCGTGGTTAAAGATTTGGGTCGAGAACAGATCGATCAAAAACTACGCGAAAACGTGGATTACGGCTTTCAACGGTATACCAACTACCTCGAAAATACGGAAAACTTGTTCCAGTACACCATTGGGGGGCGCACCTTTAGTTTGCCCATGGGGGACGTTTACTTTGTCTCGACCGCGGACACCCCTCATAAGGTTTCGGTGCACGCCGCCAACCAGTTGGTGGAGTTTCCGGGTTTCTTAAAAGACATTGCGGATCAGTACCCGGACCTGTATCGCACGGATAAGAGTTTTCTGGTGAACCTCGACAACGTGAGCGGTATCGATTCGGAGAACCGCCGGCTGATCTTTCCCAATGGCGATCAGACCGACGTTGCCACCCGCCGCTTTCACGAAGTCAAGACCCTAGTTCAGAAGCATCTCAACGAATGA
- a CDS encoding RluA family pseudouridine synthase, protein MHWTYTRHYPLDQPARTVRALLSAWLIPSHLIHSLRVGQRVLVNDRYRSMNQLVYPGERLTLTFVPTDFTHPFPAVDPDSAATVSVLYETADLLVINKTRGSKTHPNQPGERGTTLNHVAAYLGPDQPGPYILSRLDQETTGALLMTKTPAVVPLMVRNIAEKRVQRTYLAWVHGTLTDEGTFDAPIGRDPLDKRKRQVNGDHAQRAVTHYRVVDHQPGATLVQLWLETGRTHQLRVHLAASGHPLVGDPLYGPGDGRRLRLHCWRLAFPQPFTLGDELTTVTAPVPSEFDELNLG, encoded by the coding sequence ATGCATTGGACGTACACCCGTCACTACCCGTTAGACCAACCCGCCCGCACCGTGCGGGCGTTACTAAGCGCCTGGTTGATTCCTAGTCACCTGATTCACAGCCTACGCGTGGGCCAACGGGTGCTGGTCAACGACCGCTACCGCTCGATGAACCAACTGGTCTACCCCGGCGAGCGGCTCACGTTGACCTTCGTGCCGACCGACTTCACGCACCCGTTTCCGGCCGTCGACCCGGACAGCGCGGCCACGGTCAGCGTGCTGTACGAAACGGCCGACCTGCTGGTCATCAATAAGACCCGCGGCAGTAAGACCCACCCCAACCAACCGGGCGAACGGGGGACCACACTGAACCACGTGGCGGCCTACCTGGGGCCGGACCAGCCGGGGCCCTACATTCTGAGCCGTCTGGACCAGGAAACCACCGGCGCATTACTGATGACCAAGACGCCGGCCGTGGTGCCCCTCATGGTCCGCAATATTGCCGAAAAGCGCGTGCAACGCACCTACCTGGCCTGGGTCCACGGTACTTTGACCGACGAGGGCACCTTTGACGCCCCGATCGGCCGCGACCCGTTGGATAAGCGCAAGCGTCAAGTCAACGGCGACCACGCCCAACGCGCCGTCACCCATTACCGGGTGGTCGACCACCAGCCGGGCGCGACGTTGGTTCAGCTCTGGTTGGAGACCGGCCGGACCCACCAACTGCGGGTTCACCTGGCCGCCAGCGGTCATCCCCTGGTGGGTGACCCGCTCTACGGCCCGGGTGACGGTCGTCGCTTACGGCTGCATTGCTGGCGGTTGGCCTTTCCGCAGCCGTTTACCCTGGGCGATGAGTTGACCACGGTCACGGCGCCGGTCCCCAGTGAGTTCGACGAATTGAATTTAGGTTAA